A window of Salmo trutta chromosome 5, fSalTru1.1, whole genome shotgun sequence contains these coding sequences:
- the LOC115194861 gene encoding equistatin-like — protein sequence MAILTIILLVSTAFALGDAGIRPMTPCERARYAATHGPIGAYIPTCDAAGRYTPKQCSGSTGYCWCVTTTGQKIHGTETPPGTAINC from the exons ATGGCGATATTGACCATCATTCTGCTTGTTAGCACAGCTTTTGCTCTGGGAG ATGCTGGGATACGACCCATGACCCCCTGTGAGCGTGCTAGATATGCTGCGACACATGGCCCAATTGGAGCCTACATCCCCACGTGTGACGCCGCTGGACGATACACCCCTAAGCAATGTTCGGGCTCTACAG GTTACTGTTGGTGTGTGACCACTACTGGACAGAAGATTCACGGTACGGAGACTCCACCAGGCACTGCTATCAACTGCTAG